A region from the Salifodinibacter halophilus genome encodes:
- a CDS encoding DUF1850 domain-containing protein: MSRLKWRGGWRRLGYAAAAVAILVAALWLSWPRPWLAIHHGTHTVAVYPGPDGTEFALRWMHSVEREDWIECFRLHDAHIKIVATRFKTFGAGVPAHAGQHTHLENGWVVMSDIDRKTDPLTIQAAAAEHYRFRYEHGAWQRLSHPHQAPILTFKVIYKPLLFVLPARLTTLWHGIAAING; this comes from the coding sequence ATGTCGCGATTGAAATGGCGCGGCGGATGGCGGCGGCTGGGATACGCCGCTGCCGCCGTCGCGATCTTGGTCGCGGCTCTCTGGCTCAGCTGGCCACGACCGTGGCTGGCTATCCATCACGGCACCCATACAGTCGCCGTCTATCCCGGTCCAGACGGCACTGAATTCGCGCTACGCTGGATGCATTCGGTGGAGCGCGAAGACTGGATCGAGTGTTTCCGTCTTCACGATGCGCACATCAAGATCGTGGCTACTCGTTTCAAAACTTTCGGCGCGGGGGTGCCTGCCCATGCGGGTCAACACACCCATCTGGAAAACGGCTGGGTGGTTATGTCGGATATCGATCGTAAAACCGACCCGTTGACCATCCAGGCTGCTGCTGCCGAACATTACCGCTTTCGTTATGAACACGGTGCCTGGCAGCGGCTATCACACCCGCATCAGGCTCCTATTCTTACCTTCAAGGTGATATATAAACCGTTGCTTTTCGTGCTCCCAGCCCGTCTGACGACGTTATGGCATGGCATCGCCGCCATTAACGGATAA
- a CDS encoding methyltransferase domain-containing protein — protein sequence MDKQSVVSAYRRVAGFYDRVFGPFFAHGQRTTVEAMDCRPGHRVLEVGVGTGSSLPRYPDGVDVVGIDVSPEMLDKAQTRADSLPNDIAIRQLDAQALDYADDSFDKVVAMYVVSVTPDPKSLVDEMKRVCKPDGELFIVNHFSASSGAMAAVERALEPLSKVVGWRPSFPMDEFLRETNLEVTDTRPVNAFGYWTLLQARNTT from the coding sequence ATGGACAAACAGTCAGTCGTTTCAGCCTATCGCCGAGTCGCCGGTTTCTACGATCGGGTGTTCGGGCCTTTTTTCGCTCACGGCCAACGCACCACGGTCGAAGCCATGGACTGTCGACCGGGGCATCGAGTGTTGGAAGTCGGTGTCGGCACCGGTTCGTCGTTACCGCGTTATCCGGACGGGGTCGACGTTGTCGGCATCGATGTCTCGCCCGAAATGCTCGACAAGGCGCAGACGCGAGCCGACTCGTTGCCCAACGATATCGCCATCCGCCAACTTGACGCCCAGGCGCTTGATTACGCGGACGACAGCTTTGACAAGGTCGTGGCGATGTATGTGGTTTCCGTGACCCCTGATCCCAAGTCACTGGTCGACGAGATGAAGCGGGTCTGCAAGCCGGATGGCGAGCTTTTCATCGTCAATCACTTCAGTGCCAGCAGTGGGGCCATGGCTGCTGTCGAGCGTGCATTGGAGCCGCTTTCGAAGGTTGTTGGTTGGCGTCCATCGTTTCCGATGGACGAGTTTCTGCGCGAAACCAACCTCGAAGTCACCGATACTCGGCCGGTCAACGCGTTCGGTTACTGGACACTGCTGCAGGCGCGTAATACGACCTGA
- a CDS encoding nitronate monooxygenase gives MGVNHESRFSHLFGVRHPIIQAPMAGATTPELAAAVSNSNALGSLGLGSSSVDQARHQIRTLRQLTDKPFNVNFFCHQPPRTQEDKVQAWIQHLRPYFEANDADVPSTLESIYPPIDANDAMVAMINAEQPHVVSFHFGVPKADIIRSIQAYGGRVLVSVTTLQEGYAAEASGVDAVIAQGIEAGGHRGCFDAQKDEAIGLTSLLQVLVSHLNIPIIAAGGIMDGRGINGTLALGALGAQLGTAFLLCPESNTGSEHRALLKSDAAVSTSVTRAISGRPARGITGVFQRQIEPTDMDRIPDYPIAYDAARQLNTAAKSNNNLAFSPNWAGQSAIMCRELPASELVSQLVNEMT, from the coding sequence ATGGGCGTTAATCATGAGTCGCGATTTAGCCATCTCTTTGGGGTTCGTCACCCCATAATCCAGGCACCCATGGCAGGTGCAACAACCCCAGAGCTAGCTGCTGCTGTTTCCAATAGCAACGCGCTCGGTTCTCTCGGGCTTGGCAGCAGTTCAGTCGACCAGGCCCGGCATCAAATACGCACGCTTCGACAGCTTACTGACAAACCTTTTAACGTCAATTTTTTCTGCCACCAGCCACCCCGGACTCAAGAAGACAAGGTACAAGCCTGGATCCAGCATCTGCGCCCCTACTTTGAGGCCAATGATGCTGATGTCCCATCGACACTTGAATCGATCTACCCGCCGATCGATGCAAACGATGCCATGGTGGCGATGATCAATGCCGAGCAGCCGCACGTGGTCAGCTTTCATTTTGGGGTGCCAAAAGCGGACATAATCCGCTCGATCCAAGCTTACGGTGGCCGCGTGTTGGTCAGCGTTACAACCTTGCAGGAAGGTTACGCAGCAGAAGCATCCGGCGTTGATGCGGTGATCGCCCAAGGTATTGAGGCCGGCGGACACCGCGGGTGCTTCGATGCCCAGAAGGACGAAGCTATTGGGCTCACATCCTTGCTTCAGGTGCTGGTTAGTCACCTGAACATCCCCATCATCGCGGCTGGCGGCATAATGGATGGACGAGGTATCAATGGCACATTAGCGCTGGGCGCGCTCGGCGCGCAACTAGGCACAGCATTCCTACTATGCCCGGAATCAAACACCGGTTCTGAGCACAGAGCGCTGCTAAAAAGTGACGCCGCTGTTAGCACGTCAGTGACGCGGGCCATATCTGGCCGGCCGGCACGCGGTATCACGGGGGTGTTTCAGCGCCAAATAGAACCGACCGACATGGATCGGATACCCGATTACCCCATCGCTTATGATGCAGCGAGGCAGTTGAATACCGCCGCAAAATCGAACAACAATCTAGCCTTCTCGCCAAACTGGGCAGGCCAATCAGCGATCATGTGCCGAGAGCTACCGGCAAGCGAGCTTGTCTCACAACTTGTTAACGAAATGACCTAG
- a CDS encoding TRAP transporter permease, with translation MPQNQPATATDSQETLEKYDRESNIRDGLPRTWMISITAISSALALFHLYTSFAGPLVDVMQRSIHLYTLMGLTFMLFPVVRSGSRDRIPWIDVFLALASFAIGIYMLTAASRVIESAGRINTTDVYVGLAAIALVIEAARRVTGLGLPILAVGFLVYGFFAKLSRYSVLTEPIAWSTIQQVISHLVYITEGMLGTAVAVSASYIILFILFGAFLGKSGLGQLFNDLALAIAGPTRGGPAKVAVVASSFLGSINGSAIANAVTTGSFTIPLMKRTGYRNNFAGAVEAAASVGGQVLPPIMGAAVFIMAEVLSVPYKQVMLAGIIPALLYYLGILFQVHLRALRNGLSGIPRSELTPAREVILKRGHLLVPMAILLWMIFDGRAPFFAAFWSIAATVLICGTTRLVTGVTSALAALIMQPQWLALLHGDPMPDLASGRLWLLGVIALPVAINLVRSSLPIDNTEIMDVGDCRDAMVEGVRNAIPVAMACGAVGIIVGVATLTGIALDAADWVVSMGQMIPWDMLRLLVTLALTMAASIMLGMGLPSIPCYIITSTMAAPILLNLPLFQELAGSNDTAVFVAHMFVFYFGIFANLTPPVALAAYAASGVSGGAPNATGFQSMKLAIAGFVVPYMFVFSHQMLLLDATWGNVVTIVATATFGVLLLAVAAEGYLRRQLNAVLRVLAFIGAIALMYPGWISNAAGFLIALALFLIGSKTIAGTHKAASAAASD, from the coding sequence ATGCCTCAAAACCAACCCGCTACTGCGACCGACAGCCAGGAAACACTGGAAAAATACGATCGCGAGTCGAACATACGCGATGGCCTGCCACGCACATGGATGATCAGCATCACCGCGATCAGCTCGGCGCTGGCGCTGTTTCATCTATATACGTCATTCGCTGGCCCGTTGGTCGACGTCATGCAGCGTTCGATCCATCTATACACGCTGATGGGCCTGACTTTCATGCTGTTCCCGGTCGTCCGCTCAGGCTCGCGCGACCGAATTCCGTGGATCGATGTGTTTCTCGCGCTGGCGTCTTTTGCCATCGGCATCTACATGCTGACCGCCGCGTCCCGGGTGATCGAATCCGCCGGACGCATCAACACCACCGATGTCTACGTCGGTCTGGCTGCGATCGCGCTAGTTATTGAAGCGGCGCGCCGCGTAACCGGTCTAGGGTTGCCCATCCTGGCGGTCGGCTTTCTCGTTTACGGTTTCTTCGCCAAATTGTCGAGGTATTCGGTACTCACCGAACCGATCGCGTGGTCCACGATCCAGCAAGTTATCTCGCATCTGGTTTATATCACGGAGGGCATGCTGGGTACCGCCGTAGCGGTTTCGGCCAGTTACATCATCCTGTTCATTTTGTTCGGCGCTTTTCTGGGCAAATCCGGCCTCGGTCAGTTGTTCAATGATCTGGCCCTGGCCATTGCCGGGCCGACCCGGGGCGGACCGGCGAAAGTGGCGGTCGTGGCCAGCAGTTTTCTCGGTTCCATCAATGGTTCGGCGATCGCCAACGCGGTCACCACAGGCTCTTTCACCATTCCCCTGATGAAGCGTACCGGCTATCGCAACAATTTCGCCGGTGCGGTCGAAGCCGCAGCCAGTGTCGGCGGCCAGGTGCTGCCACCCATCATGGGAGCGGCCGTTTTCATCATGGCCGAAGTACTATCCGTGCCCTACAAGCAAGTCATGTTGGCCGGCATCATCCCGGCGCTGCTGTATTACCTGGGCATTTTGTTTCAAGTACACCTACGGGCCTTGCGCAACGGGTTGTCAGGCATTCCTCGCTCGGAACTCACGCCCGCACGTGAGGTTATACTCAAACGCGGCCATCTACTGGTGCCCATGGCCATCCTGCTATGGATGATCTTTGATGGCCGGGCACCGTTTTTCGCCGCTTTCTGGTCAATTGCAGCAACTGTTTTGATCTGCGGCACAACCCGCCTGGTCACCGGAGTGACCAGTGCGCTGGCCGCCTTAATCATGCAGCCGCAATGGTTGGCTTTGCTGCATGGCGACCCTATGCCGGATCTGGCTTCGGGCCGACTGTGGCTGCTTGGCGTTATTGCGCTGCCGGTCGCCATCAACCTGGTTCGCTCGAGCCTGCCTATCGATAACACCGAAATCATGGATGTCGGTGATTGTCGCGATGCGATGGTGGAAGGCGTGCGCAATGCCATTCCGGTAGCGATGGCCTGTGGCGCCGTGGGCATCATTGTTGGTGTGGCGACATTGACCGGCATCGCGCTGGACGCCGCCGACTGGGTGGTGTCCATGGGGCAGATGATCCCCTGGGACATGCTGCGACTGCTGGTTACCCTGGCGCTCACCATGGCCGCTTCCATTATGTTGGGTATGGGCCTGCCCAGCATTCCCTGCTACATCATCACGTCCACAATGGCCGCGCCAATTCTGCTCAACCTACCACTTTTCCAGGAACTGGCCGGTTCCAACGACACGGCGGTCTTCGTCGCCCACATGTTCGTGTTCTATTTCGGCATTTTCGCCAATCTGACACCGCCAGTGGCGCTCGCGGCCTATGCGGCTAGCGGGGTTTCGGGCGGCGCACCGAATGCCACCGGATTCCAGTCGATGAAATTGGCGATCGCCGGCTTTGTGGTGCCCTATATGTTTGTGTTTTCCCACCAAATGCTCCTACTCGATGCGACCTGGGGAAATGTCGTGACAATCGTCGCTACGGCAACTTTCGGTGTGCTACTGCTAGCAGTGGCCGCAGAAGGCTATCTTCGGCGACAACTCAACGCGGTGCTACGGGTGCTGGCATTTATCGGGGCGATCGCGTTGATGTATCCCGGCTGGATCAGCAACGCAGCCGGCTTTCTGATTGCGCTCGCGCTGTTTTTGATCGGTTCGAAAACAATCGCCGGTACGCACAAGGCGGCGTCTGCTGCAGCGTCTGACTAA